Proteins co-encoded in one Ictalurus punctatus breed USDA103 chromosome 18, Coco_2.0, whole genome shotgun sequence genomic window:
- the zgc:92275 gene encoding cholesterol 7-desaturase nvd yields MEGSVSSRLVKVFAGVAIAFTATVLMHVRDPSDVLLDSGYGYPELWRKTGLAGAPARAAACILAGAVLLAAGWLYRLLFAPLELLRSPDEVGYVAEDGRSRARAANEVRRRRKTGELPPVYPNGWYRILDSHMLERGDVKSVTVLGEQVAVFRGQDGKAYVLDAYCPHLGANLAVGGRVMGNCIECPFHGWQFRGEDGKCVRIPYAEKVPEFAKVRCWPSCEINEQILVWFHCDGEEPGWMVPEQKEITNEEWVYRGRTEHFINAHIEEIPENAADIAHLAHLHTPGIVSGVDLRYTNSKTWEFIRHDWKVEWNPEPEPNKHCSQMLVKHALTVFGRHWPLLDVNVVARQVGPGVVFLLFNHNFLGRGVILHCVTPVEPLLQCVSHTIFYQSNIPPLVPKFILRAECIQFERDVMIWNNKKYVSKPLLVKEDSAIQKHRRWYSQFYSENSPRLRFQHDTLDF; encoded by the exons ATGGAGGGATCCGTGAGCTCACGGCTCGTCAAGGTGTTCGCCGGGGTCGCGATCGCTTTCACCGCGACCGTCCTGATGCACGTGCGAGACCCCTCCGACGTGCTGTTGGACAGCGGTTACGGTTATCCCGAGCTGTGGCGGAAAACCGGCCTGGCCGGAGCTCCGGCGCGTGCTGCGGCGTGCATCCTGGCAGGCGCAGTGCTTCTGGCTGCGGGCTGGCTCTACCGGCTCCTGTTCGCTCCTCTGGAGCTGCTGCGGAGTCCGGACGAGGTGGGATATGTGGCGGAGGACGGGCGCTCCCGAGCGCGTGCGGCCAACGAAGTGCGGCGGAGGCGCAAGACCGGGGAATTGCCTCCGGTTTACCCGAACGGCTGGTATCGGATCCTGGACTCGCACATGCTGGAACGCGGAGACGTCAAGAGCGTGACCGTGTTGG GTGAGCAGGTGGCTGTGTTTCGGGGTCAGGATGGGAAAGCCTATGTGTTGGATGCCTACTGCCCCCATCTAGGGGCCAACCTGGCTGTAGGGGGCCGAGTGATGGgcaactgtatagaatgtccCTTCCATGGATGGCAGTTTCGAGGAGAGGATGGGAAGTGTGTCAGGATCCCATATGCTGAAAAAG TGCCGGAGTTTGCTAAGGTGCGCTGCTGGCCGAGCTGTGAGATTAACGAGCAGATCTTGGTTTGGTTCCACTGTGATGGAGAAGAACCAGGCTGGATGGTTCCTGAGCAGAAAGAGATCACCAATGAGGAGTGGGTTTACCGCGGACGCACGGAGCACTTCATCAATGCTCACATAGAG GAGATACCAGAGAACGCTGCAGATATCGCTCACCTGGCCCATCTCCACACACCAGGTATCGTGAGTGGTGTGGACCTCCGTTACACCAACAGTAAGACTTGGGAGTTCATCCGCCATGACTGGAAG GTGGAATGGAATCCAGAGCCAGAGCCCAATAAGCATTGTTCTCAAATGTTGGTGAAGCACGCTCTGACTGTATTCGGACGCCACTGGCCTCTCTTGGACGTGAATGTGGTGGCCAGACAG GTCGGTCCAGGTGTGGTGTTCCTGCTGTTTAATCACAACTTCTTGGGTCGTGGTGTGATCTTACACTGTGTGACCCCAGTGGAGCCGCTGCTGCAGTGTGTGTCACACACCATCTTCTACCAGAGCAACATTCCTCCACTAGTGCCAAAATTCATCCTGCGAGCAGAGTGTATTCAG TTTGAGCGGGATGTGATGATTTGGAACAATAAGAAGTACGTCTCGAAACCATTGCTGGTGAAAGAGGACTCAGCCATCCAAAAACACAGGCGCTGGTATAGTCAGTTCTACAGTGAGAACAGCCCACGTCTGCGCTTCCAACATGACACACTGGACTTCTGA